One genomic segment of Entelurus aequoreus isolate RoL-2023_Sb linkage group LG25, RoL_Eaeq_v1.1, whole genome shotgun sequence includes these proteins:
- the LOC133642949 gene encoding MICAL-like protein 1, giving the protein MRAPRDMASSSLALLQWCRQTCATYPNVEINNLSSAFRDGLAFCAIIHKHRPDLIDFSSLSAANVYENNQLAFALAESRLGIPAFLVPEDLLASPVPDCLGVLTYLSKFYHYFSTAGPSGLRSAHLVLPKQRSPSPPSFGDDGRGGRRAHASCPRCLQHVHLVQRHLVRGEVYHRSCFRCACV; this is encoded by the exons ATGAGGGCCCCACGTGACATGGCGTCGTCATCTTTGGCCTTGCTGCAGTGGTGCAGACAAACCTGCGCGACTTACCCAAATGTGGAAATCAACAACTTGTCCAGCGCCTTCAGAGACGGCCTGGCTTTCTGCGCCATCATCCACAAACACCGGCCGGACCTGAT AGATTTCAGCTCCCTGTCAGCAGCCAACGTCTATGAAAACAACCAGCTG GCCTTTGCGCTGGCAGAGAGCAGACTTGGTATTCCTGCCTTCCTGGTCCCTGAAGACCTGCTCGCCAGTCCGGTGCCAGACTGCTTGGGTGTGCTGACCTACCTGTCCAAGTTCTACCACTACTTCAGCACAG CCGGTCCTTCCGGTCTGAGGTCGGCACACCTGGTCTTACCCAAGCAG CGCTCCCCCTCTCCGCCTTCCTTCGGAGACGACGGCCGTGGCGGCAGAAGAGCGCACGCGTCTTGTCCGCGCTGCCTGCAACATGTGCACCTGGTCCAGAGACACCTGGTCCGAGGAGAGGTCTACCACCGCAGCTGCTTCAG gtgtgcctgtgtttag